A window from Triticum aestivum cultivar Chinese Spring chromosome 6D, IWGSC CS RefSeq v2.1, whole genome shotgun sequence encodes these proteins:
- the LOC123143499 gene encoding light-harvesting complex-like protein 3 isotype 1, chloroplastic — protein MAMATSTFSAHPLSLKPQLGPRPHRLHLAPFPRLRSHRRLAAAAGEAPVEAPPKPAEADPSPAASNGSAAPAAAAPVAAAAAPVAEAVASPKFQDSRWVNGTWDLSRFGNTGGAVDWDAVIDAEARRRKWLEDSPEASSSEDAVVFDTSIIPWWAWIKRFHLPEAEKLNGRAAMVGFFMAYFVDSLTGVGLVDQMGNFFCKTLLFVAVAGVLLVRKNEDIDNLKKLIDESTFYDKQWQSTWQDDSPSGPKK, from the exons ATGGCCATGGCGACCTCCACCTTCTCCGCCCACCCGCTCTCGCTCAAGCCCCAGCTCGGCCCCAGGCCCCACCGCCTCCACCTCGCCCCCTTCCCGCGCCTCCGctcccaccgccgcctcgccgccgccgccggggaggCCCCCGTCGAGGCGCCGCCCAAGCCGGCGGAGGCGGATCCCTCCCCCGCCGCCTCCAACGGGTCCGCCGCTCCCGCTGCCGctgctccggtcgccgccgccgccgctccggtcGCCGAGGCGGTGGCGTCGCCCAAGTTCCAGGACTCGAGGTGGGTCAACGGGACCTGGGACCTCAGCCGGTTTGGCAACACCGGCGGCGCCGTCGACTGGGACGCCGTCATAGACGCCG AGGCCAGGAGGAGGAAATGGCTTGAAGATTCCCCGGAGGCAAGTAGCAGCGAAGATGCCGTTGTGTTCGACACTTCAATTATCCCATGGTGGGCATGGATCAAGCGGTTCCATCTCCCCGAAGCCGAGAAGCTAAATG GCCGTGCTGCCATGGTGGGCTTCTTCATGGCTTACTTTGTCGATAGCTTGACGGGCGTGGGGCTTGTCGACCAAATGGGCAACTTCTTCTGCAAAACCCTGTTGTTTGTTGCTGTGGCTGGGGTGCTGCTGGTCAGGAAAAACGAGGACATCGACAATCTGAAGAAGCTCATTGACGAGTCAACGTTCTACGACAAGCAATGGCAGTCAACTTGGCAAGATGATTCCCCTTCCGGGCCAAAGAAATAG
- the LOC123143498 gene encoding general transcription and DNA repair factor IIH subunit TFB4 isoform X1, whose protein sequence is MTSAHSKLYSDDVSLVVVVVDTNPFFWAGAALPFADFLSHLIHFVNSLLLLSNLNHVVIIAAGVSSCAYVFDSGNAGASGAADVAETLGKASRKMEEFIKQDARETASNGTVADGGAASLFSGALSLALCYIQRIFRSGTRHPQPRILCLQGSPDGPEQYVAVMNSIFSAQRSMVPIDTCIVGTQDSAFLQQVIFFGALLCFTDHIVISKLCPHNTFFSLLIRYCCLISQASYITGGVYMKPQELSGLFQYLAAVFATDLHSRTFLRLPKTLGVDFRASCFCHKKTIDMGYVCSVCLSIFCKYHKKCSTCGSEFSRVSMPDLNSLPDQRQ, encoded by the exons ATGACCTCGGCGCACTCCAAGCTCTACTCCG ATGACGTCAGCCTCGTCGTGGTGGTCGTCGACACCAACCCCTTCTTCTGGGCCGGCGCCGCGCTCCCCTTCGCCGACTTCTTGTCCCAC CTGATCCACTTCGTGAACTCGCTCCTGCTGCTGAGCAACCTCAACCACGTGGTCATCATCGCCGCGGGTGTCAGCTCCTGCGCCTACGTCTTCGACTCGGGCAATGCTGGTGCCTCCGGCGCGGCAGATGTTGCTGAAACCTTAGGCAAGGCGAGCCGCAAGATGGAGGAGTTCATTAAGCAGGATGCCCGTGAGACTGCCAGCAATGGCACCGTTGCTGATGGCGGTGCGGCGTCGCTGTTTTCTGGCGCGCTGTCCCTTGCTCTGTGCT ATATACAGAGGATTTTTCGGTCTGGCACTCGGCATCCGCAACCCAGG ATTTTGTGCCTGCAGGGTTCTCCAGACGGACCTGAACA ATATGTGGCAGTGATGAATTCAATATTTTCGGCACAGCGTTCAATG GTTCCAATCGATACATGTATCGTGGGGACACAAGACTCTGCTTTCTTGCAGCAGGTGATATTCTTTGGTGCCCTCTTGTGTTTTACTGATCATATCGTCATTTCCAAGCTTTGCCCGCATAACACTTTCTTTTCCTTGCTAATTAGATATTGTTGCCTCATTTCGCAGGCTTCATATATAACAGGAGGAGTTTATATGAAGCCCCAAGAACTAAGTGGTCTATTTCAGTACCTTGCT GCTGTATTTGCAACGGACTTGCACTCGAGAACTTTTCTGCGCCTCCCTAAGACCCTGGGAGTGGATTTCCGTGCCTC ATGTTTCTGCCACAAGAAGACTATTGACATGGGATATGTTTGTTCAGTTTGCTTGTCAATATTTTGCAAGTACCATAAGAAATGTTCAACCTGTGG gtcagaattcagccgtgtcagCATGCCGGATTTGAATTCCTTGCCAGATCAAAGGCAGTAG
- the LOC123143498 gene encoding general transcription and DNA repair factor IIH subunit TFB4 isoform X2 — protein sequence MTSAHSKLYSDDVSLVVVVVDTNPFFWAGAALPFADFLSHLIHFVNSLLLLSNLNHVVIIAAGVSSCAYVFDSGNAGASGAADVAETLGKASRKMEEFIKQDARETASNGTVADGGAASLFSGALSLALCYIQRIFRSGTRHPQPRILCLQGSPDGPEQYVAVMNSIFSAQRSMVPIDTCIVGTQDSAFLQQASYITGGVYMKPQELSGLFQYLAAVFATDLHSRTFLRLPKTLGVDFRASCFCHKKTIDMGYVCSVCLSIFCKYHKKCSTCGSEFSRVSMPDLNSLPDQRQ from the exons ATGACCTCGGCGCACTCCAAGCTCTACTCCG ATGACGTCAGCCTCGTCGTGGTGGTCGTCGACACCAACCCCTTCTTCTGGGCCGGCGCCGCGCTCCCCTTCGCCGACTTCTTGTCCCAC CTGATCCACTTCGTGAACTCGCTCCTGCTGCTGAGCAACCTCAACCACGTGGTCATCATCGCCGCGGGTGTCAGCTCCTGCGCCTACGTCTTCGACTCGGGCAATGCTGGTGCCTCCGGCGCGGCAGATGTTGCTGAAACCTTAGGCAAGGCGAGCCGCAAGATGGAGGAGTTCATTAAGCAGGATGCCCGTGAGACTGCCAGCAATGGCACCGTTGCTGATGGCGGTGCGGCGTCGCTGTTTTCTGGCGCGCTGTCCCTTGCTCTGTGCT ATATACAGAGGATTTTTCGGTCTGGCACTCGGCATCCGCAACCCAGG ATTTTGTGCCTGCAGGGTTCTCCAGACGGACCTGAACA ATATGTGGCAGTGATGAATTCAATATTTTCGGCACAGCGTTCAATG GTTCCAATCGATACATGTATCGTGGGGACACAAGACTCTGCTTTCTTGCAGCAG GCTTCATATATAACAGGAGGAGTTTATATGAAGCCCCAAGAACTAAGTGGTCTATTTCAGTACCTTGCT GCTGTATTTGCAACGGACTTGCACTCGAGAACTTTTCTGCGCCTCCCTAAGACCCTGGGAGTGGATTTCCGTGCCTC ATGTTTCTGCCACAAGAAGACTATTGACATGGGATATGTTTGTTCAGTTTGCTTGTCAATATTTTGCAAGTACCATAAGAAATGTTCAACCTGTGG gtcagaattcagccgtgtcagCATGCCGGATTTGAATTCCTTGCCAGATCAAAGGCAGTAG